The nucleotide sequence GCACGAGCTGCTGGCAGATCGTCACCGATCCGCAGCCGACGGCGATCCGCTCCGGCCCGAGGTCGTACGCCGCGGCCAGCCGGTCGGTCAGCTCGACCACCCCGAGATCGGGGTAGCGGTTGGCTCCGGCGGCGGCCCGCGCGATCGCCTCGAGCACCGGCGGCGCAGGCGGTTCGGTGACCTCGTTGCTGGCCAGCTTGATCGCCCCGGGAACCGTCCGGCCCGGCACGTAGGCGGGCAGAGTGTCCAGATCGGGACGGATCGGCGTCATGTGGGCAACGGTAACCGGCGGGGGTCGAAACGCGGACGCCTGCTCTGGTTGAGTGACGCCCATGACGACGGGCATCCGGATCGAAGGCGTTCCGCTGACGGACGGGGGAGAACTCCGGCTCAGCATCGCCGAGCCCGATGGCCCGGTGCGCGGTGGTGTCGTCGTGCTGCACGAGGCACGTGGGGTCACCCAGATCGTCCGGGGGATCGTCGACCGGCTCGCCGAGGACGGCTGGCTGGCCGTCGCACCGCACCTCTACCGCGGCGACGACGACTCCGAGGCCGGTGACGACGAGCAGGACGACGCGCAGATCGAGAAGAAGGTCGGCAGCCTGACCCTCCAGCAGGTGATGGACGACTGCGACACGACGTTCGGCTGGCTCGCCGACACCGGGATCGAGGCCGACCGGATGGGAGTGCTCGGATTCGACCTCGGTGGCACGGTCGCGTTGCAGGTCGCGGCCCGGCGCAGGTTCGGCGCGGCGGTCACGGTCGCCGGGGAGGGCATCGAGTCGTCGCCGTCGTCGAGCGTCTCGGCGCTGGTCGCGGCCGCACCCGACCTGAGCTGCCCGTGGCTGGGGATCTATTCCGAGGCCGACGGCGACGCCGTCGAGCGGCTGCGGGCCGCCGCGGAGTCCTCCGGGGTCGCGACCGACGTGGTGGTCTACCCGAACACCGGGCACCGGTTCGACGACGACCCGGAGTCGGCCGCCGAAGCCTGGCAGCGGGTCCTGAACTGGTTCGACTCGCACCTGCGCTGACTCGGGAGCCAACCCGGCGAGGCCTTCGGGGACCTTCCCGGCCGACGGTGACCGCCGTGCCGGCGGGCGCGGCCGGGTGTGGCGCACCCCCAGTGCGTGCGCCGGGATGTGGTGCGCGACCACTGGTGCCGGGCGGGCTCGGTCAGGGAAGCTGAGGCCATGGCGTCAGTGCAGACCGTGACCGATCCGGAGACCCCCGAGCTGCTGTGGCGCCCGGACCCGGAGCAGGTGCCGCACACCGAGATCGTGCGGTTCGCGACGTGGGCCCGTGACGAGCGTGGCGCACCGATCGGCGACGTCACCGAGTACCGGCAGCTGCACGAGTGGTCGGTCTCGGACCTGGAGGGCTTCTGGGGTGCG is from Pseudonocardia autotrophica and encodes:
- a CDS encoding dienelactone hydrolase family protein → MTTGIRIEGVPLTDGGELRLSIAEPDGPVRGGVVVLHEARGVTQIVRGIVDRLAEDGWLAVAPHLYRGDDDSEAGDDEQDDAQIEKKVGSLTLQQVMDDCDTTFGWLADTGIEADRMGVLGFDLGGTVALQVAARRRFGAAVTVAGEGIESSPSSSVSALVAAAPDLSCPWLGIYSEADGDAVERLRAAAESSGVATDVVVYPNTGHRFDDDPESAAEAWQRVLNWFDSHLR